A genomic segment from Nodularia sphaerocarpa UHCC 0038 encodes:
- a CDS encoding cation:proton antiporter translates to MDVTELVKVSIILLLVATSVALLSRRLKVPYVAGLVLAGLAITELLPRRIGLNDSLILNLCLPILVFEAAINTDISRLRSTVKPIALLAGPGVVISSGVTAILLKWGLGIDWIQALLAGVILAITDTVSMIAVFKEVPVPSRLSTIVEGESLFNDGVALVLFSLILQFNASGSLTILDGFQEFLVVIVGGTLVGLILGYLSTGLFVRSDEPLSSILLTMAVALGAFQAGQLLGVSGVVAVVVAGLIVGTKGIGGNVSASTRLTLLTFWESLGFGVNSLIFLLIGLEVNLTTLWSTLPAVLLAILAYQIGRMVSVYPLLAMVGWFDRIIPWRWRHVLFLGNIKGSLSMVLALSLPIGLVGREKIIAIVFGTVLLSLVGQGVSLPWLVKRLNLSHFSASRHRVEEMQAQLITGKAAQDELDSLLKSGILPKSIYEEMRSAYQVRIAGAEKVLREFYNRRPEEFGTKRGDRSKLDAIRRRLLLAEKGALTEAMRKRILSEEIVGDRIKIIDQQLLQLEDD, encoded by the coding sequence GTGGATGTTACCGAATTAGTCAAGGTTTCAATTATTCTCCTGTTGGTTGCTACATCTGTGGCGCTGCTATCTCGGCGGCTAAAAGTGCCTTATGTCGCAGGTTTAGTGCTGGCGGGATTGGCAATTACGGAATTGCTACCACGCCGCATTGGTTTAAATGATTCTCTCATATTAAATTTGTGTTTACCAATTCTAGTATTTGAGGCTGCTATTAATACTGATATCAGTCGCCTGCGTAGCACGGTTAAACCTATTGCTTTATTAGCGGGGCCGGGAGTTGTGATTTCTTCTGGGGTGACAGCAATACTTTTAAAATGGGGACTGGGAATCGATTGGATACAAGCGCTGTTAGCTGGGGTGATTTTAGCAATCACTGATACTGTTTCCATGATTGCTGTGTTCAAGGAAGTACCTGTTCCTTCGCGACTTTCTACCATTGTGGAGGGAGAAAGTTTATTTAACGATGGTGTGGCGCTGGTTTTATTTAGCTTAATTCTACAATTTAATGCGTCTGGTTCACTCACAATCCTGGATGGATTCCAAGAATTTTTGGTGGTAATTGTGGGCGGTACTTTGGTGGGCTTAATTCTGGGCTATTTGAGTACGGGTTTGTTTGTGCGCTCAGATGAGCCGCTTAGTAGTATTCTACTGACAATGGCTGTAGCTTTGGGAGCTTTTCAAGCTGGGCAATTGCTGGGTGTATCCGGTGTGGTAGCAGTGGTGGTGGCTGGCTTAATTGTGGGTACAAAAGGTATTGGGGGTAATGTTTCGGCTTCTACTCGCTTGACATTACTAACTTTCTGGGAATCTCTGGGTTTTGGTGTCAATAGTTTGATTTTTTTGTTGATTGGTTTAGAAGTTAATCTGACAACTCTTTGGTCTACTTTACCTGCGGTGTTGTTAGCAATTCTGGCGTACCAAATCGGACGAATGGTTTCTGTGTATCCACTGTTAGCAATGGTGGGTTGGTTCGACCGGATTATTCCGTGGCGTTGGCGACACGTTTTGTTTCTCGGTAATATTAAGGGTTCGCTGTCGATGGTGTTGGCTTTAAGTTTACCCATTGGACTGGTAGGGCGAGAAAAAATTATTGCGATTGTATTTGGTACAGTTTTGCTTTCTCTGGTGGGACAGGGTGTGAGTTTACCTTGGTTAGTCAAACGTTTAAATCTATCTCACTTTTCTGCATCTCGCCACCGAGTGGAAGAAATGCAAGCGCAATTAATTACTGGTAAGGCGGCACAGGATGAATTAGATAGTCTGTTGAAATCGGGAATATTACCAAAATCTATCTATGAAGAGATGCGTTCAGCTTATCAGGTGCGAATTGCTGGGGCTGAAAAGGTGCTACGAGAATTTTATAATCGTCGCCCAGAGGAGTTTGGCACGAAAAGAGGCGATCGCAGTAAACTTGATGCCATCCGCCGCCGTTTACTGTTAGCGGAAAAAGGCGCGCTGACTGAAGCTATGCGTAAGCGTATTCTCTCAGAAGAAATTGTAGGCGATCGCATCAAAATTATCGATCAGCAATTACTACAATTAGAAGATGATTAA
- a CDS encoding cation:proton antiporter translates to MSMESAIGEEIITTNLKQFLLVLSVSLGVATLPQIFSWFRHIPYTLLLVIVGLGLAFVDVRLVTLSPELILFIFLPPLLFEAAWNLRWAELKRNLVTICLYAVLGVVISIAGIAFGLNQLAGISLTTALLIGASLSATDPVSVTALFRELGVGKSLTTMMEGESLFNDGMAVVAFGFMVALSLGNAELGLQPILLQLGIVVGIGVAVGGLIGFGISYLTQRFDLPMVEQSLTLVSAYGTYLIIEELGGSGVIGVVTTGLILGNFGSRVGMNPRTRVIVSEFWDFLAYFVNSIVFLLIGDQIRFAVLGENLQIIGITVAAMILMRAVAIYLLSNLSAVITQHQIPLPEQTVLWWGGVRGSVSIALALSVPIGLPEREKIIATVFGVVLFTLLVQGLTIKPLLQKLNLLGDAPLRDRYSELATRHVALERVLKHLQEDNRPGIDPEFYRYQETLIKGEMENLQTKIDKLQVEYPNLRTFITEQFREELLAIEADTYAEFVKAGRLNTELSPMLEDVWQHGDSH, encoded by the coding sequence ATGAGCATGGAATCGGCAATTGGTGAAGAAATTATCACCACTAATCTCAAGCAATTTCTTTTAGTACTTTCGGTATCTTTAGGAGTAGCGACGTTACCGCAGATATTTAGTTGGTTTCGCCACATACCATATACTTTACTCCTGGTGATTGTCGGCTTAGGGTTGGCCTTTGTTGATGTCCGCCTTGTCACCCTTTCCCCAGAATTAATTTTGTTCATCTTTTTACCCCCTTTGTTGTTTGAAGCCGCCTGGAATTTGCGCTGGGCGGAGTTAAAGCGCAATTTGGTGACAATTTGTCTGTATGCAGTTTTGGGGGTAGTAATTTCCATTGCAGGCATCGCTTTTGGTCTAAATCAACTAGCGGGGATATCTTTAACCACAGCTTTGCTGATTGGTGCGAGTTTATCTGCAACTGACCCAGTTTCTGTGACTGCTTTATTCCGCGAATTGGGCGTGGGTAAAAGTCTCACCACCATGATGGAAGGCGAAAGCTTATTTAATGATGGCATGGCGGTGGTGGCTTTTGGTTTTATGGTAGCCCTATCTTTAGGAAATGCCGAATTGGGTTTACAGCCCATTTTGTTACAACTGGGGATAGTTGTTGGTATCGGTGTAGCTGTGGGAGGATTGATAGGCTTTGGTATTTCTTATCTGACCCAGCGCTTTGATTTACCGATGGTGGAACAGTCTTTAACTCTGGTTTCGGCTTACGGTACTTACTTAATTATTGAAGAGTTGGGTGGTTCGGGTGTAATTGGAGTTGTCACCACAGGTTTAATTTTAGGTAACTTTGGTTCTCGCGTGGGTATGAATCCCCGAACTAGGGTGATTGTTTCAGAATTTTGGGACTTTTTAGCGTATTTTGTCAATTCAATTGTTTTTTTGTTGATTGGTGACCAAATTCGCTTTGCTGTTTTGGGCGAAAACCTGCAAATCATTGGTATAACTGTAGCAGCCATGATTTTGATGCGGGCTGTGGCTATTTATCTTCTCAGCAATTTGAGTGCTGTGATTACGCAACATCAAATCCCCTTACCTGAACAAACCGTTTTATGGTGGGGTGGGGTACGCGGTTCTGTTTCTATCGCCTTAGCTTTAAGTGTACCGATAGGATTACCAGAGCGAGAAAAAATTATTGCTACGGTGTTTGGAGTTGTTTTATTTACTCTCCTTGTTCAGGGATTGACGATTAAACCTTTGTTACAAAAGCTGAATCTTTTGGGTGACGCACCTCTGCGTGATCGATATTCAGAACTGGCTACCCGTCATGTGGCTTTAGAACGTGTTTTGAAACACCTCCAAGAAGATAACCGTCCTGGTATTGACCCTGAGTTTTACCGTTATCAAGAGACGCTGATTAAAGGGGAGATGGAAAATCTGCAAACGAAAATTGATAAGTTACAGGTTGAGTATCCTAATCTACGCACCTTTATAACTGAACAGTTTCGGGAGGAACTTTTGGCTATTGAAGCCGATACTTATGCAGAGTTTGTCAAGGCTGGTCGCTTAAATACGGAATTATCCCCTATGCTTGAAGATGTTTGGCAGCATGGGGATAGTCATTAG
- a CDS encoding potassium channel family protein, whose translation MYVLIGGAGLVGLNLAQKLVELGHTIAIIDKDPNACRYAREQVGVMAFEGSAVSTETLLEAGIRKADALAAVLRSDALNLAMVTLAKHYGVTHILSRMRHRDFTEPLRIAGANHIISTVELAVSTMVNAIEYPEVESMMHFEQGQIEVLKMLIPNNCYVVGRSVAEIAQNPNFPSGSLIIGYQSHPHTDLIIPNGSTVVEPNSTVLIVTKPGFLHQVIDFIEGCK comes from the coding sequence ATGTATGTCCTCATAGGTGGAGCCGGTTTAGTGGGGCTAAATTTGGCGCAAAAACTAGTAGAATTGGGGCATACTATTGCCATAATTGACAAAGATCCTAACGCTTGCCGCTATGCTCGTGAACAAGTGGGAGTCATGGCTTTTGAAGGCAGCGCTGTCAGTACAGAAACCTTATTAGAAGCCGGGATTCGCAAAGCTGATGCCCTAGCAGCTGTCCTCAGAAGTGATGCTTTGAACTTAGCAATGGTAACTCTTGCGAAACACTACGGCGTTACTCATATTTTATCGCGGATGCGCCACCGTGATTTTACTGAACCTCTGCGTATAGCTGGAGCAAATCATATTATCAGCACTGTGGAATTAGCAGTTTCTACAATGGTGAATGCCATTGAGTATCCAGAAGTAGAATCAATGATGCATTTTGAACAGGGGCAAATCGAAGTTCTGAAAATGCTCATTCCTAACAATTGTTATGTTGTCGGTCGGAGTGTGGCGGAAATTGCTCAAAATCCTAATTTTCCTAGTGGTTCTTTAATTATTGGTTATCAATCCCATCCTCATACCGATTTAATTATTCCTAATGGTAGTACGGTGGTTGAGCCTAATTCCACAGTGTTAATTGTGACTAAACCGGGATTTTTACACCAAGTGATTGATTTTATTGAAGGTTGTAAATAA